In Spirosoma pollinicola, the genomic window GCCAACAGGTATTTTTTGCCGTTTATTACGGTTGTTGTAAAGGTCTTGATGGGGGCCATCGTTTCGTATTTGCCGTGGGCTGCATGGTAAATTTCGAGCGATGCCTGATCCTGAGCGTTCGTAAAGGGGAACGGAATACTCCGGAAAGTCGAGCCAAATTCCTGATTCGATAAGCCACTTACCATAACTTTTCCATTGGCATAGCCCATGTCGGAAATAGCCGCTATGCGTAAGGATTCACCCCGCCGATCTTTGGCGTCTTCAGCAGGCGCATTGGTCAGCGCGAGGGTCGAGAAGGGAATGGCATCCAGCGAAACAGCGGTAATTTTGTTCCCCTCAATTTTGAGTAAAACCGGGGTGCCATCACTATGTTGAACGGCGCAATAGACATTTTTCGATCTCGGATTTACCGCAATATCCTGAATCGTTATATTCTTAACCTCTGTTCCTAAAAGGGCCGCAATTTTCTGATCAATATTTTTGATCTCAACCGGTGCCGATTTTTCGACCTGTACGGCGTCTTTAGTATCAATGGCAAAAACCGTAGCGCTCAATCCATCGCCAATAAACAGAACTCCGTCAGGGCCGAACGTCAATGCATTTATGGATTTAATGGCGGGTTTCCCCGTAACAAACCCATACTGATTTTTAATGGGGCGGGTAGTTGTCGCCAGCAGAATAAGCCCGGCTAAAGCAACCGCGAGTATTGAATAAGCTTTTTTCATGTTTGTAAAAATTAGTGTTTCATGAATCCGTTGACTAGAGAGGCAATGTACACATAACCCCCTATTTTTCAATCTGTTTCGATCGGATTTTTAACTATCCCTGTACCGGCTAGCCATTTATTTACATATGGGCTGTAGGACTAAAAAACAATAAATCCCCTAACCGGATAATACATCAGTCAGGGGATTATAAATCGGTTGGTTAGTTACTTCTTTTCTGCTAATGCGGCATCCTGCCTGGTAAACTCGCCATTAACTTTAAGTTCGATCTCATCGCTGACAACCACAACCGGGATTGTACCCACGCTGAAGTCAGACCGCTTAATTGTACCGCTCGCTTTAAAACCAGCTTTTTCCTGTTCTTTACCACCCATACCTTTCATCGCTACCGGACCAGCCATAACAACATTCAGGGTAACTGGTTTCGTTACGCCGTGCATGGTCAAGTCGCCAACTAGTTTGTATTGCTTTCCTTCGACTTTTTTAAACGATGTGCTCTTGAATGTCAACGCTGGAAATTTGGCAGCATCAAAAAAATCAGGGCTTTTGAGGTGTCCATCCCGACGTTCGTTGTCAGTATTGATGCTGTTTACATCAGCAGAAAGTTCGAAAACTGCATCTGATAAATCCGCTTTGGACGAGGTGATTTTGGCATCGAATGTTTTGAAGTTACCATCAACATCCGACAGTAAATTGTGGGTAAGGGTAAACCCAACCCGCGAGTGGGCTTTGTCGACCGACCATGTCTGGGCGTAGGTTGCAGATAATGTGAACAGGCTTACAATGGCTACAAATAATGTTTTCATGCGTAAATAGATAGTTAAGTGAATGAAAAAGGAAACTGAATTAAACGGATTAAAAAGAAGGGTACGTATTAGACTAGTCTGCTGACCTAGTTCAATACATGGCTTACTAAACTTATCTTGGTCGGGCAGCCGGTGGCGCGGCCTGTTGATCGCCACCGCCCTCGCCTTTCACGTCGTCGTTACTCACCGACTTTGCCTTCCGACGCTGTTCTTCAAAAGTCATTTTACCGATGCGGTATGAGAATGTTAGTTTAACATTTGAGTTATACAGATGATTAACATTCACCTGCGTCAGCAACGGAGAGTTTAGGGTTGTGCGCATGGTTACACCATTCCCGGCGAAGTTCTCGGCCGCCAGGCCGATACTGCCGCGCTTATTGGCAATGTCTTTTCTAACTCCCACCGAGTACATGTAAAAACTCCCCATCGTGCCCTGTAACTGTGGATTTGGTCCCCGGAAGAAGCTGAATACCTGAGCGCTCCAGCCTTTATCCAACTGTAATTGGCTCATCAAACGTCCGCCTATGCTAACCCCGGAATTGCTGATCGTAATCGACTTGCCATCCGCGCCCGGCGTCAATCCCTGCATGTACATGTAGTAGCCATCAATACCTCCATTAACACTCCATTTCGATGTTATGCTGGTATTAAAGAACACATTGGCCCCAACTGTCCGCTGAATACCAATATTCTGGAAGGTTGTAATGATACTGCCCGATGGGAAGCCCGACAGTGTATCAGCAGGAATTCGGATCTGGCTGATGGCGTTATTGGTCAATCGGCCAAATACTGCCGCATTCAGGTAGGTTTTCTTGATGGTTGAGCTAATGCTCAGTTCCATATTATCGGTTAGTTCGGGGCTCAGTGTTGGATTCCCCACGTTGATATTCTGCGGGTTAGCCGCATTCGGGTTCGGGTTCAACTGTTGCAAACCCGGCCGTTGAATCCGGCGGTTGTAGGCAGCTTTCAGGGTGCTTTTGTTCAGCGTTTTTGACACGTTGATACTCGGCACCAGATTGCCATAATTCGGAATAGCCAACGGAGTTGTCTCATTTGCCTTAGCCGAAATGGTTGTTCGCTCATAGCGTGTACCCACCTTAAAGGTGAATTTACTTGGCGTTACGTAGGTATAGGATATATAGCCCGCAGCGATATTCTGGCTGTAGGCAAGTGATCCCGATGGATTCGTTGGATCGAAAACTAACTCTCCGGTGCTGCCCGCTACCTGATACTGATAATGGCTGTCCACCTGCCGCATGATGGCTTTCCCGCCAAATTCCAGCAATTGGTTTTTACGAAGGGGTGTCTGGTAATCGGTTTGAAACGTTAGTTCTTGGTTCGTGTTATTGTTCAGATTCCGCTGACGACCCGTCAATTCGCCTGTTTGCCCTAATATATCCGCATAAAAATTATTCGTCAATCCCGTACGGCTGAACTGCGTCGAGATACTCCACTCCTGTTGAGGCTTGAAGGTGCGGATATAATCGAGGTTCATATCGACCGAATTGGAAAGGTCTTTTCGATTCACATCCCGGTTGGTCATGCTCAACAGCGCTTCGTTGGCATAGGTATTGGTTAACTGCGTTTGCTGTTGAATGAAATTCCGGCTGCCGTACCGAATGTTGGCCGACAGCGACTGGTTTTTCGCCAGGTCGTAGTCGAACCCCATGGTGTACTGGCCAAAAATTGGCTTGTCGAAAGCTGTACCTATTTGGCTGGTACGCAGGGCAGTTGTTCCTGTCATTGTTGTTTGATCTAGCGTAGAGGAGGCTCGGTTGTACATGGCCCGTCCAAAACCACCAAGGGTAATGCCGAGTTTACCCTGCCGATACGATCCATTTAAACCCAGGTTGGAGGCACGAAGGCCAACGCCCGCATCGACGTTGAGTGTCAGGCCGTGCAGTGTATTTTTCTTGGTCACGATGTTGATAATACCGGCGGCACCTTCGGCGTCGTACTTGGCCGATGGGCTGGTGATCACCTCCACCGATTTAATCATGTCGGCGGGCAGTTGTTTCAGCGCGTCGGCTACGTTGGCCGCCACAATCGTAGACGGCTTGTTGTTAATCAACACCCGAATATTCTGGCTGCCCCGCAGGCTAACGTTCCCATCCAGATCGACCGACAGCATCGGCACGCGCTTCAGCACATCGGACGCATCGCCCCCTTTGGCTGTCATGTCTTTATCGGCGTTGAAAACGAGCCGATCAACTTTTTCCTCGATAAGCGCGGCCTGCCCCGTTACGGTCACTTCGCCCAGCAGCCGAATATCGGCCGGAATTTTGACCGAGCCCATATTCAGGTCGGTTCCCTTGACAACGGTGAACGGTTGTGAGTCTTTGTTTTTATAGCCAATAAATGAGTATTGAAGGCGAAAATCGCCCGGAGCCAGCTTACCCAGCGTGAAGTGCCCTTTAACATCGGTAGTCGTACCGTCGATGGGCTTATTGGTTTTCGTGCTGATAAGCGCAATGGTTGCAAACTCAACCGGTTTGCCGGTTGTTGAATCCACCAGAATACCGGAAACTTTGCCGTTTCCTTTTGGCGCATCTTCGGTAACACCCGTAAATTCAGCTTTTTTGCGTCCGTTGTCCTGCCCGCCAAAGCCACCTGGACCACCGGGACCACCACCAGGAGGGCCAAATTGAGCCGATGCAGTCTTGGTGTGTGTCAAACCACTCCAGAGCCCAATCGTGAGTAAAAGAAGTATAAATTGCTTAGTCATTGTCGGTTGTCATGCTAATGAACAGGTCAAAGCAACACCTATTCCAGTAGGCATAAAAATAGAATAGACCGTAGGGGTATAAACGTCGATAGAGAGCCCTTTTTTGCCGATAGAACCACAATCGTGTTAAGCGAAGGGGTTCCGACTCATTCTATCGACTGGATAATCCCCGCTATCGGCAAATTCGGGCTAACCGACGATTGACAGCCGAGATATCTGATATTTGATGTAAACTTGTCGTGTTTCAACTCAGTATGGCTACTCCCCGATTTCCACGCCGATATGTTACCCTACTCAGTCATGTACTTGGCTGGGGTTTGCTGGGCTATCTGCTTTTTTTCTTCCAGTCTTTCAGCAACGAAATCCGAATGCCCACTTTATTCTGGGTTCGGCAAAGTATTTTTTTTAGTATGATGGTAGGGATATTCTACCTGAATTCGCAGATTCTGGTGCCCAAATTGCTGCTACAGGATCAAACCAGCCGTTACCTGACTACCCTCCTCGGTGTCATTCTTTGTATACTGCTAATTCTATGGGGCATTGAAACCTCGCTCAACTTACCAATACTGATTCACAGGGCTTTTCATCCGGACGGTAAAGGTCAACCTAAATTTTATGGCTGGATTCAGCCGAATGTATTCACGATGCTGCTGGTATTGGGCATCAGCACTAGCCTTACACTGCTGCAGAAATGGCAGACTGATACCAATCTCCGGCTGGCGCTGGAACAAGCCAAAACGACCTCTGAACTGTCGTTTCTGAGAGCGCAGATCAATCCGCATTTCTTTTTCAATACACTGAATAACATCTATGCCCTTACGTTGCTCGACGTGGAGACGGCCCGTGAAGCCCTTCACCGGCTCTCTCGCATGATGCGCTACGTGCTTTATGATACCCAAACAAGTACAACTTTACTGAGCAAAGAACTGGCGTTTGTCAATGATTATATTCAGCTTATGCAACTGCGGTTAACAGACAAAGTTACTGTTACGCTCACCCCGCCCAACCCTCTGAACGACAGACCCATTGCCCCAATGATTCTGCTTCCTTTCGTAGAAAACGCCTTCAAACATGGGGTGAGTGCGCTGCATCCGAGCCAGATTCATATTGCTATTCAGCAACAGCAGAACCAGTTACTCCTCAATGTTCGGAATACCCTTTTTCTGGACAAAACGCCCTCTCTCGAAGCGGGAAACGGCATTGGACTAACGAACACCCGCCGACGGCTCGACCTGCTTTATCCTGGCCAGTATGCCCTACAAATCAATGAGCATACTGCCGATGGCGAATATCAGGTAAAACTAACCCTCGATCTGTCATGACACTTTCCTGCATTGCCGTCGATGATGAACCACTCGCATTGGGGCTGGTTTGTGCTTTTATCGATAAAACACCTTTCCTGAAGCTGGCTGGTCGATATAGCAGTGCTGTAGAGGCTTTACAGGGTTTGTTGTCTGGGCCTGCCGTTGATGTTATTTTTCTGGATATCCAGATGCCCGACCTTACGGGACTCGAACTGGCTCGTGTACTGGAACGGAGTAATCGGGGCGCACACACGACCCGCATTGTGTTCACAACGGCTTTCGATCAATTCGCCCTGGACGGTTTTCGCGTCGATGCCTTGGATTATTTATTAAAGCCTTTTAATTACGAAGAGTTTTTACGGGCAGCCAGTAAAGCGCGTCAGTATTTCGATCTGGTTCACCGGGTCGACAGTACACCGGTAGCAGTTCAGTTACCTGCCCCAGCCGAGGTCGTCGACGATTACTTATTTTTGAAAGTTGAGTACCAGTTAGTTCGCATTGCCTACAAGGATATTCTTTACATTGAGGGACTTAAAGATTACGTCAAACTCTATCGACAAAGCGACCCTGATAAGCCTCTGTTGTCGTTAACAAGCCTGAAATCCCTCGAAGAAAAATTACCATCCAATCAGTTTATGCGGGTACACCGATCGTTTATTGTCGCGTTGAACAGCATTAACGCCTTCACCCGTAACTCTGTGCAAATCAGGTCAGCCCTGATTCCCGTCAGTGACCAGTACAAGGATGTTTTTGGGCAGTTTATCAGCCGCTGGCTATAAGGATTAAAACCGCACTGGCTGATTTTTCGGTTTGGAACGATGTTTGCCCGTTGTATGCATTAGTTTACTTCCTTACACGAATCCGTCTATGAAACTTTTCCGTTATACGCTGTTGCTCTGTCTTTTAGGGCTTGGACAGGTATTCGCACAGTCGATCTATCAGGGGCCGCAGGCCGACGCTATATTTACAACAGCGACCGAAAAAGCATTTCTGACCGATTTCAACGCGAAATTCAAGACCGATTTTGACGCTACCGGTCAATATGCCAAACTCAATAACACAGGTCTGGACGCTTGGGAAATGAGCCTTTTCGACGCCCGAAAAGCGCAGTCTGCCTTTTTTGAAGGATATCCACAGGCTGATCAATTTTCTGAACAGTTTAAACAGTATATCCAAGCCTGCATCCGCTGGAATTTCTGGCATCTGCTGCTAGCCTACCCTATTCTTCGGGGCAATACACAAACTGCCCAGGCGAGCCTGATGTCGCTGCCGTCTGTTATGGTCGAGGAATTGAGTAGCCTTAATGTAAATGATGAATCGGCATTGCTGGCTGAGTCATACCAGAACTTCCTGTTTTTTTACGTTACCTACTTCAATTCTAAAGCCCGGAATTTTGTAAAATATACCCCAACCGACATCCAGGCCAGCCTGCCCGACAAAGCAGCTTACGCACGTCAACACCTGACAGGGAAACCTTATCAATATGCGCTGGCCAGGGTGCTGGCCGAAAACTGCGATAAGGCGCCCCCTTCTTCGGTTCGAAAAGTATTTGATTTATTGAGCAAAACGCCTGCTGCTGAAAGATATGTGACGGCTGTCAAAGCCCGTTGTGGTGAGGTGATGGCCCGCAAAGACGAACCCATTGTGGCAGCTGCTAAAAAGAGAGAAATTAGTCCTAATACTTTTTCCTTTGCTAATCAAAACGGAGACCAAATTACGTTCGATGACTTTAAAGGGAAAGTTGTGTACCTCGATGTATGGGCCAGTTGGTGTGGACCCTGCCGGGCCGAGTTTCCGTTTTCCAAACAGCTTCAGGAACGCCTGACAGCGAAACAAAAAGAGAAGATCGTTTTTCTGTACCTATCCATCGACGAGACTGAGGAAGTTTGGAAACGTGCCTTTGCGACACTTCAGCTAACGGGCGAGCAGGGCTGGTCGAAAGGGGGATGGCGATCCAGAGTCGTGCAATATTTTGGCATACAGGGCATACCCCGTTACCTGTTGATCAACAAAAACGGGAAAGTTGTTGATGAGAATGCCAAACGCCCCAGCCAGACAGATGCCGTCCTGCAGGATATACTAAAGCTGGTGGCTGAGTAACTAATAGAACACAAATGGAACACGGATTTTTATGATCCTTATGATTAAAAATGATCAAATCTAACTGTTATCATAAAGATCATAAAAACCCGTGTTCTTTTAGTGACGGTCCAACATCTGCATATATAATTCTTCGACCTGTTTACGAGCCCAATCGGTTTTGCGCAGAAACGTCAGGCTCGATTTAATACTGGGATTGCTCACGAAGCAATTAATCTTAATTTTCTGCCCCAACTGCTCCCATCCATAGTGATCAACCAGTTCGTTTAGGATCGTTTCGAGTGTTTTTCCGTGCAGTGGATTATTTGGTTGTGGGTTCATGCTACAAAAATCGGCAATAAAGCCATCGACTGTATTATACAATTGATAAGACTCTTGCATAAAACAACTCCGATCTGGCAAACATCCCCCAAAAAGAGGTGCTGAATATCACTGTATATTAATGACTTAGGCGGTTAGTGCCAGAACAAAATTTTGTTTAATGTGACATACCGGAAAAGTCCGCAGTCTAACCTATTAACGGGAAATTAAACTTTTTTTATTTTTTAATATGATTTGGCAACATACCACTAGCAACCGAAGTTATTATGTGTTAAATGCCAAATTGACAAAAGAATTGATCTAGTAAGTTGAACAAGTCCAGTAGATTTTTGCCATAAATACTCGGTGTGCATACTATCTTTGATTGTTTTTAGCACTCACTTGATCATCCTACCTACCGTAATAGCTGATATTTACTGATTATTATGCCTACTGCTGAACGCGAACGTATTTACGAACGAGCCGACAATAAAGGTTGGAAAAAATGGGGCCCTTACCTTTCCGACCGCGCCTGGGGCACTGTTCGGGAAGATTACAGTCCATATGGTGATGCCTGGAATTTCGTTAGCCACGATATGGCCCGTTCCCGCGCTTACCGCTGGGGTGATGAAGGTATCGGGGGCATTTCAGATAACAAAGGCCACATCTGTTTTGCCCTGGCTTTCTGGAATCACAAAGACAATATCCTGAAAGAGAGGCTCTTTGGCCTCAACGGACCCGAAGGCAATCATGGCGAAGACGTGAAAGAACTGTACTATTATTTAGACAGTACGCCCACGCACTCATACATGAAAATGCTGTATAAATACCCGCAGCAGGAATTTCCTTACAACCGGCTGGTTATCGAATCCACCCGAAGAGGACGGCAAGAACCCGAGTTTGAGTTGACTGATACGGGCATTTTTGACCAGGATGAATATTTCGACATATTCATCGAATATGCCAAAGACTCTCAAAACGATTGGCTGGTGAAGATTACGGCGCATAACCGTTCAGCCGTTGATGCTCCTTTGACTTTGCTGCCCACTATCTGGTTCCGCAATACCTGGTCCTGGGGCTATGAGCAATACAACTCCCGCCCCATGCTCAATGGGATTGCCAATAACCAGATAGAGGTGAACCACAAGCAGTTGGGTAAGTATAAGCTCTACTGTGAAGAGGCAGATGCACTGCTTTTCTGCGACAATGATACGAACTCCGAACGGCTGTATGGCAGGCCCAATGCGTCGAAATACACTAAAGACGGAATCAATAACTTCATTGTATCAGGTGGCAAAAAGGGCTTTATCAACCCGAATCAGATTGGCACCAAAGCCTCAGCCCAATATAGCCGGAATGTATCGGCGGGAGAGAGTGTAAGTATTCGGCTGCGGTTCAGTGAGCAAACTACCCTGTCGCAACCCTTCGCCGATTTTGACAAAATCTGGGACAATCGCCTTTCTGACGCCGATGCGTTTTATGCTGACCTA contains:
- a CDS encoding outer membrane beta-barrel protein, which codes for MTKQFILLLLTIGLWSGLTHTKTASAQFGPPGGGPGGPGGFGGQDNGRKKAEFTGVTEDAPKGNGKVSGILVDSTTGKPVEFATIALISTKTNKPIDGTTTDVKGHFTLGKLAPGDFRLQYSFIGYKNKDSQPFTVVKGTDLNMGSVKIPADIRLLGEVTVTGQAALIEEKVDRLVFNADKDMTAKGGDASDVLKRVPMLSVDLDGNVSLRGSQNIRVLINNKPSTIVAANVADALKQLPADMIKSVEVITSPSAKYDAEGAAGIINIVTKKNTLHGLTLNVDAGVGLRASNLGLNGSYRQGKLGITLGGFGRAMYNRASSTLDQTTMTGTTALRTSQIGTAFDKPIFGQYTMGFDYDLAKNQSLSANIRYGSRNFIQQQTQLTNTYANEALLSMTNRDVNRKDLSNSVDMNLDYIRTFKPQQEWSISTQFSRTGLTNNFYADILGQTGELTGRQRNLNNNTNQELTFQTDYQTPLRKNQLLEFGGKAIMRQVDSHYQYQVAGSTGELVFDPTNPSGSLAYSQNIAAGYISYTYVTPSKFTFKVGTRYERTTISAKANETTPLAIPNYGNLVPSINVSKTLNKSTLKAAYNRRIQRPGLQQLNPNPNAANPQNINVGNPTLSPELTDNMELSISSTIKKTYLNAAVFGRLTNNAISQIRIPADTLSGFPSGSIITTFQNIGIQRTVGANVFFNTSITSKWSVNGGIDGYYMYMQGLTPGADGKSITISNSGVSIGGRLMSQLQLDKGWSAQVFSFFRGPNPQLQGTMGSFYMYSVGVRKDIANKRGSIGLAAENFAGNGVTMRTTLNSPLLTQVNVNHLYNSNVKLTFSYRIGKMTFEEQRRKAKSVSNDDVKGEGGGDQQAAPPAARPR
- a CDS encoding LytR/AlgR family response regulator transcription factor, which translates into the protein MTLSCIAVDDEPLALGLVCAFIDKTPFLKLAGRYSSAVEALQGLLSGPAVDVIFLDIQMPDLTGLELARVLERSNRGAHTTRIVFTTAFDQFALDGFRVDALDYLLKPFNYEEFLRAASKARQYFDLVHRVDSTPVAVQLPAPAEVVDDYLFLKVEYQLVRIAYKDILYIEGLKDYVKLYRQSDPDKPLLSLTSLKSLEEKLPSNQFMRVHRSFIVALNSINAFTRNSVQIRSALIPVSDQYKDVFGQFISRWL
- a CDS encoding TlpA family protein disulfide reductase, with product MKLFRYTLLLCLLGLGQVFAQSIYQGPQADAIFTTATEKAFLTDFNAKFKTDFDATGQYAKLNNTGLDAWEMSLFDARKAQSAFFEGYPQADQFSEQFKQYIQACIRWNFWHLLLAYPILRGNTQTAQASLMSLPSVMVEELSSLNVNDESALLAESYQNFLFFYVTYFNSKARNFVKYTPTDIQASLPDKAAYARQHLTGKPYQYALARVLAENCDKAPPSSVRKVFDLLSKTPAAERYVTAVKARCGEVMARKDEPIVAAAKKREISPNTFSFANQNGDQITFDDFKGKVVYLDVWASWCGPCRAEFPFSKQLQERLTAKQKEKIVFLYLSIDETEEVWKRAFATLQLTGEQGWSKGGWRSRVVQYFGIQGIPRYLLINKNGKVVDENAKRPSQTDAVLQDILKLVAE
- a CDS encoding sensor histidine kinase, with translation MATPRFPRRYVTLLSHVLGWGLLGYLLFFFQSFSNEIRMPTLFWVRQSIFFSMMVGIFYLNSQILVPKLLLQDQTSRYLTTLLGVILCILLILWGIETSLNLPILIHRAFHPDGKGQPKFYGWIQPNVFTMLLVLGISTSLTLLQKWQTDTNLRLALEQAKTTSELSFLRAQINPHFFFNTLNNIYALTLLDVETAREALHRLSRMMRYVLYDTQTSTTLLSKELAFVNDYIQLMQLRLTDKVTVTLTPPNPLNDRPIAPMILLPFVENAFKHGVSALHPSQIHIAIQQQQNQLLLNVRNTLFLDKTPSLEAGNGIGLTNTRRRLDLLYPGQYALQINEHTADGEYQVKLTLDLS
- a CDS encoding VF530 family protein — protein: MNPQPNNPLHGKTLETILNELVDHYGWEQLGQKIKINCFVSNPSIKSSLTFLRKTDWARKQVEELYMQMLDRH
- a CDS encoding YceI family protein produces the protein MKTLFVAIVSLFTLSATYAQTWSVDKAHSRVGFTLTHNLLSDVDGNFKTFDAKITSSKADLSDAVFELSADVNSINTDNERRDGHLKSPDFFDAAKFPALTFKSTSFKKVEGKQYKLVGDLTMHGVTKPVTLNVVMAGPVAMKGMGGKEQEKAGFKASGTIKRSDFSVGTIPVVVVSDEIELKVNGEFTRQDAALAEKK